Genomic segment of Eretmochelys imbricata isolate rEreImb1 chromosome 24, rEreImb1.hap1, whole genome shotgun sequence:
GAATTGTGTTAGGTTGGCAAAGGGGCTTGGTCGCAGTGCAGTCCTCCGTCTGGATCCAAAGGTGTCACGCTGCGGTGTCGTTCGAGGGTTAAGTCCAACAGCCCCATGCAGTCCAACAGCCCCATGCAGTCTGCTCTGGAACTCTGTGGTGAGTATCGCTTCCCAGTTTGAGAGATGCATGAActgagcaggggacagggagccagaAGCCAAGAGGTTTTTAATCTCAACTCTGACCCGGACTCTGTTGGTGGCCTTGGACATATCACTTAAGCCGGTCAAAAGGGACCACTCATCCACAATGATTCAATTtctaggtgcccaacttgaggtcTGCTTTTCAGGGGCACTGAACATCTCCCAGTGACTCTGCAGTTGTAGGTGCTCAGGATTATGCAAATTAGGCCACAGTGTGTCAGCTTGTACTCACAGATGTTGAGGAGCCTAAAATCAGTGGCTAGTCTTAATTTCTCAACCTGTCTGCCTCCCAGTTCCCTATCATttgaagagggagagaaatgtcTTGGAAAAAAGCTTTCCTACCCTATGACGAAAGGCATTATATAATCGCCAGGTAGTATTAGTGGTCGTAAATTTTGAAAACCATTGAGTTAGACGGTTCAGCTTCCTCCTGTCTAAATCATTTTGTACAGCATGGAACTGCAGTGCAGATATAGGCTTTTAAAGTGAATCTTCTCTTGCCTACCCATCTAATGGTTCAGTTGGCTGAAAACACCTCTGATGCAACAGAGAAGACAAAACGGAAAGAAATGGCTTTTAGTCATTCCCTTATTATCTTGGTGAAAGCtgtatgtttgtttaaaatgcgTTCTGTGCTAAGAAGATGAATGAGTGACCCTGTTTGCCAGGCTACTGTGAGGAAATGATAGGAATCTGCAGGCAGATGGCTAGCAATTGCAATTATCTGAAAACAATCAGAGGAAGAATTCTTGTCTGGAGTATGAAGCATTATGAACACCATGTTATAACAAAGCTGCTTTTGCCTTTCTTAAATATAACAAATCAGTATAATCAGAATTTCATTTGCTACATTAAACCTTTTCTTGAGTATCTCATAGGTTGCTCTATGTGATGAATTATGTACCACCTTCACTTCTGTTCCTTAGAACAGTCACAGAAGACTTTATGCCAATAAAATCACATGAGGGCATTTTTAATCCAATTCCTAGCTTGGAAATATTTCTATCAGATAATGTGATTAACACATTAGTACTACCTTTGTTACAGGCAGCAGTCTCCTGAATAACAACACACTATAGTATTTGGGCCAAAACTTGAGGTTTGAAGACTAAAGAGCAATAGAAAAGTTTCCACAGGCTTTGAttgtttttcttcaaatgaagagttaatttttaaaaccaaactttGATCTGCTAGGGTTTGTAACCTGGCAGCAGAGGTGCTAAAATTTAAAGTGATTGTAATCAAAATATGACCACTATTGATCTGAGATGCATTCAGTCAGCAAAGCATCCATAATGACTGTAAATTGGATTTGGAAACTTGTAAGTaagttaagtttaaaaaaaaaaaaaaaagggggcattTCACTGTGAGTCTGTGTTTATACTGCTATATCTTGCCTCCCCATTAAAGTATCCTCTGCTTACTTGGGGACAAAAATTATATACTGCTGACTTGATGCCATTTGCTAATTGCATCCCAGTGCAGGAGGAACTACTGCTTTTCTACCCTGGAAAGAGTGTTCAGAATATTTGGCTCGTTGTGTCTAACTAGAACTAATTTAGCTAGCTAACCGCTGGACAAGGTGGGGGTCTGAAGACTGAGTGTGGACCAcaccagtcttcaaatatgtgaaagaCTGTTAGAAAGAGTACAATGaccagttgttctccatgtcccctgaaaGTAGGATAAAatgtaattggcttaatctgtagcaaaggAGACTGAAGTTAGATGTTAGCAATCCCTATAGTCAGCAGGTTTTTCTAAGCATTAGAATAAGTTGCctggggaggttttggaatccctatcattggaggtttttaagaaccggTTAGACAAACTAATACTTaatcctgtcatgagtgcagggactggactagatgaccttttgaggtcccttccagtcctatgattctatgaaacacctgtcaggaatggtttaggTGTACTTAGTGCTGCCTCAGTGTGAGGGAGCTGGACTAGAGGACCTGTCAAGGTCCCCTCGAACCTTAGATATCTATGATGACTTATGTGACTCTGGATTTGTGTGTCGGTTTATTCTGTCTTGTGACTGCTTCTGAAAACCTGTTCAGTGTTCACTAGATAAATAACAGTATCCCATTGTGTCATGGCATGGAAACCTTCTCACAGGAAGTAAATGGAGAATGATGTTTTCGAAAAGGGGATGCAGTCAGTGCACCTTTCAAAATGGTCCTGTTAGACCCTATGCAAAAAGGAAACCCAGCACAAAGCAGGCAGATTGCATGTACGACTGTCTGGATCTCTGCCTTGTCAAATGGCATGGATTAAAGTTTTCATGGTGCTTTGAAGGCTCAAAGTGCTAGATGAATGTTTATCAGGATTATTAGGAGATGGTCACCAGCTTCACGGTATCTCAACAATTTCTTTTCAGACCTGGCTCTCTCAGGCCAAACAGTCGAAGGATTATGCCCTCCCCAActccagctggagccagggcaTGATGGATTTGTATAACAGGTTCCTGGAGATGTGTAAAGATGGGACATGGAAAAGGATTCCTTCCTACGGCAATAGTGTTGATCATATACCAGGCAAGgctttcttgtgtgtgtgtgtgtcttcctcTGCAATTCTGGATCAAGTATTCACCCTACTTCCTTTATCTTGTCTGGTATGTGTTGGGGTTGCTACTAAAGCCATGAAGAAATGCACTGGTTCACAGGCTTGAGTTTTCCTCCACCAACGCTGGTATAAATTCAGAATAGTGCTAGCGGGTACTGTTGTAACTGAGGGGAAAATCAGACCCCCTATCTTTACCCTGAgatcctttttttgttttgttaccaCTAACCATCTCACATTCCTGTTGCCACCTCCTGGGTAGAGTGTAAATATCAACCCCAGCTCTGGCAAACAATGTCTGTTCACTCTCTTATTTGTAAGTGCCTgttctggatcagaccaatgagccatcctgtctctgacagtgactagTAATACACCCTCTTTCTCCTATAGCGAATAACTATGCAAAGATGGTAGTTTCATCCCAACCCCAAGCAGCTGACGGCTCAGTTTAGATCCTGAACCCTGAGGGTTGATATCTGTTATTCCGCCTCTATCCAGCTAGTGTAACTCTGGAGAATAGTTTCTTTATTTCTGTCCATGACTAATCTTTTTGAATCCTGCCCCTATAATATCTTGTGTCCAGCATTTCCAGAAGTCAGTTACCAAATATAACATCATAAAATTCCCTTCTCCTTAAATTTCCTTGTGTATTTTGGTTTGGATCTAAAcattccccttccctctgtgcAGTCCAAACTGCAAATGTTGTGGTTATCTGTTTCTCCTGCAACCATCTCTGTGTTTGTTTCCACACCGCCCTTTAGGCATGGAATATGCTTCCAGTCTGCCAAACCACTGTCCCCTCCTGCAGACTCATGTCCTTGGAGGCGCCCATAGGAAATGAGTCAATAAtggtacattaaaaacaaaaaaaactcttTCTTCCTTGTCTCCCTTCCTCTGAGCTTCCCATTGCATCCCGTGAACTTGGGCCTGTCTGTGTTTTGTGGCTGGCTCAGCAGTAAGCGCATTGTCCCAGCTTGTCAAAGGGCAAATGTAAACATTTCACCTGTGTTCTAGTGCAGGAGAactagaaagtgaaactgactagccGGGCTTTACAGTTCAACCCAATTAAATCTGAAAACCATCCGTAGTGGAAATGTTAGCCTTGTAACATTCTGACTCGTAATAATCCATGGGGTCATTAGCCACACACGTAAgggatttaggcccagatccacaaaggtattcaGGCTCCTAACGTCATCTGCTGAAATTTTCGTGCATCTGGGCCTTCGTTTTTAGCCTGGTGCTGTGCCTTTAACGCCTAACAGCTCTGCACCTTGCCACTCATTTGTTGTCACTTTTCTTCCACCCGACTAGAATCGCTGAAGCTAGCGCCTGAAAAGGAGCAGAAGGAAACCCGCCTCTTCCCCAGAAACATGGATACAGAAGGACTGGGCTTCGAATATGCCATGTTCCTTAAACCATCTGAGAAAAGGATGGTGTGTCTGTTCCAGCCGGGCCCCTATCTGGAAGGGCATGCGGGGTGAGGAGGTCCCGTTAATTGTCCTACCGGAGAGTGGTGATCTGCTTAACCGCAATTGACTGGGGTGGGAGAGCAGCAGCACTCGGGAGATCATGTTCAACCCTTTCTTATGTCACCTTCCCAATCTGCCTTTCAGGTTTGCCCATGGGGGCTCCACGGCAACGATCATTGACAGCACTATTGGGGGCTGCGCTATATTTGTTGCTGGCAGGGTGATGACTGCTAACCTCAGTATAAACTACAGGAAGTAAGTAAATTAAGGCTTCTGTCTAGCCTCAGGACTTACCCATAAAATTAGGGGGCCTACGACAGTGCAAAGAGACTGTAAGTGCTTCGGGGCAGGGCCCATCTCCTGGGTCAGTGTTTGGGCAGAACCTAGCGCCGTGGGTCCACGACTAGAGGTCAGATAATGATAACGTCAATTGCGTCCTGCTCTGGAATGGTTTGACAACTTAGGTACTCTTACGTTTATAGCCCTGTTCATTCAGAAAGATCTAAGTATGCTTCCAGCTCAATCAATGTACTACTGATCGGGCACTCGGGAATCACTCGCCCCTCTACCACATTCAGACAAGCCTTCCTGAGGAACAATGGGCTTGCAGTTAAGGCACTGGATCAGGATCTGGGTTCAGACTCCCTTTAAGACCCTGGGAAGCCACtagatctctctgtgcctctgctccccatctgtaaaatggggacatcaCCTTTCTACCTCattggggtgttgtgaggatagtCACATCCTCCTAGGAACTCCTCAGAACAAGAGCTGGTTAGCTTCTATACTCAGTAGAGCGGTGTGCTATCTAGGATGGCTCTGCAGGCACTGAAGTGACCGCGTGGGTGAGGATGTGATGTCAGAGTAAAAGCTGatgttaagaaccactgcttagACTGTCTATGCTCGCTGCGTGATAGAGCTTACGTGTTAAGACTCTGTTCTCAACTTTAACCCGAGCTTAATGAAATTCTCTTCTAGGAAATTTTGGATTGCTTCCCCCACCACTAAAgtgctgccacctctggggtggaacacggTGGCTGTTTAACAGCTCGCAGGTGTGCTACTCTATGGCATAGGACAGGAAGTGGAATCTCACTAACAATCAGCTGTTTTCTTCTCGCAGCCCCATTCCGCTGGGCTCGGTGGTCTTGGTGGACAGCAAAGTGGACCAAGTCGAGGGAAGGAAAGTGTTTCTGTCCTGTCAAGTCAGGAGCATCGATGGCCAAACGCTTCATGCAGAGGCAACCGGTAAGGATCATGTGGCTGGCTTTAATAGATGAAGCAGAACCTGTGGACACTTGGCCCCTGGGCAGTCAGGTAGGGGGGCCTCAGACTTTCTGTCCCAGTGGAGATAGCTTTGTGTGGGGAACAGAAACGGTATCTGGTATAACGTGTGCCTTCCCACACTGGTACCTGGACATGACCACAATGAATAAACTCCTTGTGACGTGGAGTCCTgtttgcttcccctcctcccccatctccaagAACCATCTGTCTCTAGGTGACCCAGTCTAGATGCTCTGGATGGGTCATCATTGAGGGGTGAGCCAGGGCCTTGTACTCTAAAAGCACCAgcctcagcaacagcagcaggctCAAAAGTCTGtgaaccagccactagagggcagcaAAGACCTATCAAAGTGCAAGTGCTCAGTGCAACCTGCTAGCCAGCcctgtcccattgaagtcagagcaGCTTCTCTGGTGCAGGGCTCCTCGCTAGCAGATCATGCTGTAGGGTTGAGGCCTTGACCTGGTCTCATCACTGAGTAAGGTACAGGCTGGCTGAAGCAGTAAGGAAATACCCAGCACTGGCCCTTGCTGCTTACTTTGCAGGGACCAACTGCAGCTCCGAGCCTCTGTCCCTTTCACAACCTGGGTggaagctgcagggtccccctacATGTACTGCCCTGGAGAGCTGTCAAAGGACAAACCACTTGGCAAAGCGGAGCGAGGTGGGTGTCTCCAGAAGAGCAGTTGTGCTCTTCCTGTCTGAGAACAGTCCTGTGCCATAGATTGCAGAGCACAGGGCAGACACTTCCTCTCCCTTTGAAGTCCCGGGCCCTGCACACACATGGCTCTCCGGTTGCCATGGCTGTTCTGAGCTGACGCGTCCATCCTTTCTTCCGTCCTGTTTTAGCCCTGTTTATCCAGCTGAATTCCACAAagtccctgcagcagcagatgagcTCCCAGTGAGTCGTCTTGGCTTGTCGGATGACCAGACTGCAGCCGAGCTCACTACGGCCTCTCCGGTCGCTAATTCTCTGCTCTTATCTCTTCTGTTCTGAAGAGAGAGCTCTGCCCTGGACTTCTTCTGAGTAACAGTGATATGGTACAGATTCTTCTGCATTCATCGACTTTGGGGGGGCCTCTCTTAAGGCCACCTCTGCCCATTGGGCTCCACTACAGCTGTTGTGTCGTCCCACCCTCAGGTGGCCAGTCAGTTTCTGATTAACCTCCGAACATGAAGGTCCCATTCTTTGCCTGCTGT
This window contains:
- the LOC144279667 gene encoding acyl-coenzyme A thioesterase THEM4-like; amino-acid sequence: MWRNCVRLAKGLGRSAVLRLDPKVSRCGVVRGLSPTAPCSPTAPCSLLWNSVTWLSQAKQSKDYALPNSSWSQGMMDLYNRFLEMCKDGTWKRIPSYGNSVDHIPESLKLAPEKEQKETRLFPRNMDTEGLGFEYAMFLKPSEKRMVCLFQPGPYLEGHAGFAHGGSTATIIDSTIGGCAIFVAGRVMTANLSINYRNPIPLGSVVLVDSKVDQVEGRKVFLSCQVRSIDGQTLHAEATALFIQLNSTKSLQQQMSSQ